A stretch of Drosophila gunungcola strain Sukarami chromosome 3L unlocalized genomic scaffold, Dgunungcola_SK_2 000002F, whole genome shotgun sequence DNA encodes these proteins:
- the LOC128257839 gene encoding opsin, ultraviolet-sensitive, whose amino-acid sequence MEAIIMTTLPTLTTDAADSSFWLTGALSLSTILANSSHGPTGSTSSAAGNPSAASSAVNVGKDHDHDKHVNDSVSTALSNYSSYPSYIHYRDKYDLSYIAKVNPFWLQFEPPKSSTFLVMATLYFVISVVGCVGNAFVIFMFANRKSLRTPANILVMNLAICDFLMLVKCPIAIYNNIKEGPALGDVACRIYGFVGGLSGTCAIGTLTAIALDRYNVVVHPLQPLRRCSRLRSYLIILLIWCYSFLFAVMPALDIGLSVYVPEGFLTTCSFDYLNKETPARIFMALFFVAAYCIPLTAIVYSYFYILKVVFTASRIQSNKDKAKTEQKLAFIVAAIIGLWFLAWSPYAVVAMMGVFGLERHITPLGSMIPALFCKTAACVDPYLYAATHPRFRVEVRMLFYGRGVLRRVSTTRSSYMTRSRSSFTHRLRSSNTGDGGMGDQRLEGYLMNNNLMMVPEETEENEEIIVVAEINNSVSSVMEQSKF is encoded by the exons ATGGAGGCTATCATCATGACGACCCTGCCCACACTGACAACGGATGCGGCTGACAGTAGCTTTTGGCTAACCGGAGCCCTCTCGCTTTCCACGATTTTGGCCAACTCGAGCCACGGCCCAACCGGCAGCACTTCCTCGGCGGCAGGCAATCCCTCGGCGGCATCCTCGGCGGTGAATGTGGGGAAGGACCATGACCATGACAAGCACGTGAACGACAGCGTCTCCACAGCTCTGAG CAATTACAGCTCATACCCCAGCTACATCCACTACCGGGACAAATACGATCTGAGCTACATTGCGAAAGTTAATCCTTTTTGGCTGCAGTTCGAACCGCCTAAATCGAGTACCTTCCTCGTGATGGCCACCCTATACTTCGTCATTTCGGTGGTCGGATGTGTGGGCAATGCCTTTGTCATCTTCATGTTCGCCAACCGCAAATCGCTGCGAACCCCGGCCAACATTCTGGTGATGAACCTGGCCATCTGCGATTTCCTGATGCTCGTCAAGTGTCCGATTGCCATATACAACAACATCAAGGAGGGGCCGGCTTTGGGTGATGTTG CCTGTCGCATCTACGGTTTCGTGGGCGGTCTAAGTGGCACCTGTGCCATCGGAACGCTCACGGCCATCGCTCTGGACCGGTACAATGTGGTGGTGCACCCGCTGCAGCCGCTGAGACGCTGCTCCCGCCTGCGCTCCTACCTGATTATCCTGCTGATCTGGTGCTACAGCTTCCTGTTCGCAGTGATGCCGGCGCTGGACATTGGCCTTTCTGTATATGTGCCTGAGGGGTTTCTGACCACCTGCAGCTTCGACTACCTGAACAAAGAGACCCCCGCCCGCATATTTATGGCCTTGTTCTTTGTGGCGGCCTACTGTATTCCGCTGACCGCCATTGTGTACTCGTACTTCTACATCCTGAAAGTGGTCTTCACAGCCAGCAGGATTCAGTCGAACAAGGACAAGGCCAAAACGGAGCAGAAGCTCGCGTTCATTGTGGCCGCCATAATTGGGTTATGGTTCTTGGCCTGGTCGCCTTACGCCGTGGTGGCCATGATGGGGGTCTTTGGCCTGGAGCGGCACATCACGCCCCTGGGATCGATGATTCCGGCTCTTTTCTGCAAGACAGCTGCTTGCGTGGATCCCTACCTGTATGCGGCCACTCACCCGCGGTTTCGTGTCGAGGTGCGCATGCTCTTCTACGGTCGCGGGGTTCTGAGGAGGGTCTCCACCACCAGGTCCTCGTACATGACCCGATCCCGATCCTCGTTCACCCACCGAttgcgcagcagcaacaccggCGACGGAGGAATGGGGGATCAACGACTGGAGGGCTATCTGATGAACAACAACCTCATGATGGTGCCCGAGGAGACGGAGGAGAACGAGGAGATCATCGTGGTGGCCGAGATCAACAATTCGGTGAGCAGTGTCATGGAACAGAGTAAGTTCTGA